A single genomic interval of Gossypium raimondii isolate GPD5lz chromosome 11, ASM2569854v1, whole genome shotgun sequence harbors:
- the LOC105802854 gene encoding protein CURVATURE THYLAKOID 1B, chloroplastic, translating into MASASSNSLSISPSSTLVDAKAPRQPTAASPQCVTLPTLPPPPVQSQSRPWKTTAYCRKIARNVMAMATGETLATREAPTEVTPTELTEFINKIQETWDKVEDKYAVSSLAVAGLVLVWGTAGMVSAIDKLPVISTFLEVVGIGYTGWFAYKNLIFKPDRAALISKIKDTYKEILGTS; encoded by the exons ATGGCTTCAGCTTCCTCCAATTCACTATCAATCTCACCCTCATCCACCCTCGTGGATGCCAAAGCTCCTCGTCAACCAACTGCTGCATCCCCACAATGTGTCACTCTTCCTACTCTTCCTCCCCCACCCGTTCAGTCCCAGAGTCGTCCCTGGAAGACCACTGCCTACT GTCGCAAGATTGCTCGAAATGTGATGGCTATGGCCACTGGTGAGACTTTGGCCACGCGTGAAGCTCCAACCGAAGTTACCCCAACTGAGCTGACAGAGTTTATCAACAAAATACAAGAAACC TGGGATAAAGTTGAGGACAAGTACGCAGTGAGTTCACTTGCTGTAGCAGGTCTTGTTTTGGTCTGGGGTACTGCTGGAATGGTCTCG GCAATTGATAAACTTCCTGTGATTTCCACATTTCTCGAGGTCGTGGGTATTGGCTACACTGGG TGGTTTGCATACAAAAACCTTATTTTCAAGCCAGACAG GGCCGCTCTGATAAGCAAAATAAAAGACACATACAAAGAAATAC